A single genomic interval of Sinorhizobium garamanticum harbors:
- a CDS encoding carbohydrate ABC transporter permease, protein MTSGPRGAKPRRTLSRRNIVVYGTLIVVALYYLLPLYVMIMTSLKGMPEIRVGNIFAPPVEITFEPWVKAWAQACTGLNCDGLSRGFWNSVRITVPSVIISIAIASINGYALANWRFKGADLFFTILIVGAFIPYQVMIYPIVIVLREMGVYGTLTGLIIVHTIFGMPILTLLFRNYFAGLPEELFKAARVDGAGFWTIYFKIMLPMSLPIFVVAMILQVTGIWNDFLFGVVFTRPEYYPMTVQLNNIVNSVQGVKEYNVNMAATLLTGLVPLAIYFVSGRLFVRGIAAGAVKG, encoded by the coding sequence ATCACATCCGGTCCGCGTGGCGCCAAGCCGCGCCGGACACTCTCTCGCCGCAACATCGTCGTATACGGCACGTTGATCGTGGTCGCCCTCTATTACCTGCTGCCGCTCTACGTGATGATCATGACGTCGCTCAAGGGCATGCCGGAAATCCGCGTCGGCAACATCTTCGCGCCTCCGGTCGAAATCACCTTCGAACCCTGGGTAAAGGCCTGGGCGCAGGCCTGCACCGGCCTTAATTGCGACGGGCTTTCGCGCGGGTTCTGGAATTCGGTGCGCATCACCGTTCCCTCGGTGATCATCTCGATCGCGATCGCCTCGATCAATGGCTACGCGCTCGCCAACTGGCGCTTCAAAGGGGCCGACCTGTTTTTCACCATCCTCATCGTCGGCGCCTTCATTCCCTATCAGGTGATGATCTACCCGATCGTGATCGTGCTCAGGGAAATGGGTGTCTACGGCACGCTGACCGGTCTCATCATTGTGCATACGATCTTCGGCATGCCGATTCTGACCCTCTTGTTCCGCAACTATTTCGCCGGCTTGCCCGAGGAACTCTTCAAGGCGGCGCGCGTCGACGGCGCCGGGTTCTGGACGATCTATTTCAAGATCATGCTGCCGATGTCGCTGCCGATCTTCGTCGTTGCGATGATCCTTCAGGTGACCGGCATCTGGAACGACTTCCTGTTCGGCGTGGTTTTCACACGGCCGGAATACTACCCGATGACCGTGCAGCTCAACAATATCGTCAACTCTGTGCAGGGCGTGAAGGAATACAACGTCAACATGGCGGCGACCCTCCTGACCGGGCTCGTGCCGTTGGCGATCTACTTCGTCTCCGGCCGGCTGTTTGTGCGCGGCATCGCCGCCGGCGCAGTGAAAGGATAA
- a CDS encoding AraC family transcriptional regulator, which produces MKEIPQDPPDCPGLAQSRGIYREQASSGALAGDVKCFWTHHLHEPARVAVVPDGCVDIIWISGGLAVVGPDKVAAFPQLVAGETVVGARFRIGSAASWLRTPLDGITGKTVPLDAFWGREARVLEAQMAEATDAAARIAVLRAALQSLLPTVKPPSAEITACVSLLENDRISSVEPIRTLVQETGTSERTLRRRCREHFGYGAKTLDRILRLLRFLVACGARPQSALATLALDAGYADQAHLSREARELTSLTPGDIQKQLAYVMQDFRKVRQLAYHER; this is translated from the coding sequence ATGAAGGAAATCCCGCAAGACCCGCCCGACTGTCCCGGGCTCGCCCAGAGCCGAGGCATCTATCGCGAGCAAGCGTCATCCGGCGCGTTGGCCGGCGATGTGAAGTGCTTCTGGACGCATCACCTGCACGAGCCAGCGCGTGTTGCGGTGGTACCGGATGGTTGCGTCGACATCATCTGGATTTCCGGCGGTCTTGCGGTCGTCGGGCCAGACAAGGTGGCGGCCTTTCCCCAGCTCGTCGCCGGCGAAACCGTCGTCGGCGCTCGCTTCCGCATTGGCTCGGCCGCCTCCTGGCTGCGCACCCCGCTCGACGGGATCACGGGCAAGACGGTTCCGCTCGATGCTTTCTGGGGCCGCGAGGCGCGTGTGCTGGAGGCGCAGATGGCGGAAGCGACGGATGCCGCGGCCCGGATTGCAGTTCTCCGGGCGGCTCTGCAAAGCCTGCTCCCGACTGTGAAGCCGCCATCGGCCGAGATCACCGCCTGTGTCTCGCTTCTCGAAAACGACCGGATAAGCTCCGTCGAGCCGATCCGCACGCTCGTTCAAGAGACAGGAACCAGCGAACGGACGCTGCGTCGTCGCTGTCGCGAGCATTTCGGCTACGGCGCCAAGACGCTCGACCGCATCCTTCGGCTGCTGCGCTTTCTCGTCGCCTGCGGAGCCCGGCCGCAATCCGCATTGGCGACGCTCGCACTCGACGCAGGCTATGCCGATCAGGCTCACCTCAGCCGCGAGGCAAGGGAACTGACGTCGTTGACCCCCGGCGATATTCAGAAGCAGCTCGCATATGTGATGCAGGACTTTAGAAAAGTTCGGCAACTTGCTTATCACGAACGATAA
- a CDS encoding ABC transporter substrate-binding protein yields MKLRSMAAALAATVALPFGVANAADLEVTHWWTSGGEAAAVAELAKAFDATGNKWVDGAIAGSGGTARPIMISRITGGDPMAATQFNHGRQAEELVQSGLMRDLTDLATRENWKEIVKPASLLESCTIEGKIYCAPVNIHSWQWLWLSNAAFKQAGVPVPKNWDEFVAAAPALEKAGIVPLAVGGQPWQAAGAFDVLMVAIAGKDTFEKVFAQKDEEVAAGPEIAKVFNAADDARRMSKGSNVQDWNQATNLVITGKAGGQIMGDWAQGEFQLAGQKAGVDYTCLPGLGVNEVISTGGDAFYFPLLEDEEKAKAQEALASALLKPETQVAFNLKKGSLPVRGDVDLAAANDCMKKGLDILAKGNVIKGTDQLLSADSQKQKEDLFSEFFANPSMTPEDAQKRFAAIIAAAD; encoded by the coding sequence ATGAAATTGCGTTCCATGGCCGCCGCATTGGCCGCAACCGTCGCCCTGCCATTCGGTGTGGCCAACGCCGCCGATCTGGAGGTCACGCATTGGTGGACCTCAGGCGGCGAGGCCGCGGCGGTCGCCGAACTGGCCAAGGCTTTCGATGCGACCGGCAACAAGTGGGTCGACGGTGCAATCGCCGGCTCGGGCGGGACCGCGCGTCCGATCATGATCAGCCGCATCACCGGCGGCGATCCGATGGCTGCTACCCAGTTCAACCACGGCCGTCAGGCGGAGGAATTGGTGCAGTCGGGCCTGATGCGCGACCTGACGGATCTCGCCACGCGCGAGAACTGGAAGGAGATCGTCAAGCCGGCAAGCCTGCTTGAGTCCTGCACCATCGAGGGCAAGATCTATTGCGCGCCCGTCAACATCCATTCCTGGCAGTGGCTGTGGCTTTCGAATGCGGCCTTCAAGCAGGCCGGCGTTCCCGTGCCGAAGAACTGGGATGAGTTCGTCGCGGCAGCACCGGCGCTGGAAAAGGCCGGTATCGTGCCGCTCGCCGTCGGCGGTCAGCCATGGCAGGCGGCAGGTGCCTTTGACGTGCTGATGGTGGCGATCGCCGGGAAAGACACGTTCGAGAAGGTGTTCGCCCAGAAGGACGAGGAAGTGGCTGCAGGTCCGGAGATCGCCAAGGTCTTCAACGCTGCCGACGACGCGCGCCGCATGTCAAAAGGCAGCAATGTCCAGGACTGGAACCAGGCAACGAACCTCGTCATCACTGGCAAGGCCGGCGGCCAGATCATGGGCGACTGGGCCCAGGGTGAATTCCAGCTTGCGGGCCAGAAGGCCGGTGTCGACTACACCTGCCTTCCGGGGCTTGGCGTCAACGAGGTGATCTCGACCGGCGGCGACGCATTCTACTTCCCGCTGCTGGAGGATGAAGAAAAGGCGAAGGCGCAGGAGGCGTTGGCATCGGCCCTGCTGAAGCCGGAGACGCAGGTTGCCTTCAACCTGAAGAAGGGCTCGCTGCCGGTGCGCGGCGACGTCGACCTCGCAGCCGCCAATGATTGCATGAAGAAGGGGCTCGATATCCTTGCCAAGGGCAATGTGATCAAGGGCACCGACCAGCTTCTGTCTGCCGATAGTCAGAAGCAAAAGGAGGACCTGTTCTCCGAGTTCTTCGCAAACCCGTCGATGACGCCGGAGGATGCGCAGAAGCGCTTCGCCGCGATCATCGCGGCGGCAGACTAA
- a CDS encoding beta-mannosidase, protein MPPETLNRDAICIDLSGDWLLASTDNSHALTIALPGDVHSALQQAGIIADPYAGRNEADVQWVAHKDWVLERTVTIDADDLDGCWYLDFESIDTVASVFVNDQLVLQAENCFRRYRPDVSSALVVGENRLRIVLHSSIAEGARRQAAQPFYVPYHDGNSPIANGNMLRKPQCHFGWDWNIAIAPLGIYGSLALRRLETARIEHLTTRQLWLTDGSIDLQVTVTLFAREPGIVPIHFELDGMRERLDCAVAAGETRITHVFTVAKPRLWWPAGSGEQALSVLNVELPDESVTRQIGFRTIELVTDKDEAGSRFAFRINGREVFCRGANWIPADALVSRVTLQGVEDLLQSAVDANMNMIRVWGGGFYEPDWFYDLCDRLGLLVWQDFMFACNLYPSTLDFLDNVAAEVDYQVKRLSSHPSIALWCGDNELVGALTWFEESRKDRDRYLVSYDRLNRTVEAAMKAACPEAIWWPSSPSVGHLNFGDAWHADGAGDMHYWSVWHENKSFDNYRTVRPRFCSEFGFQSYTSMPIVRQFAETRDLNIASPVMEAHQKNAGGNERIAGTMFRYFRFPKDFPSFVYLSQIQQGLAIRTAVDYWRSLKPHCMGTLYWQLNDTWPVASWSSLDYGGNWKAMHYMARRFFQPVAVAAIPSADRKEITFSMVNDTAEMVTVELQTFVVSLDGERRPLAAAAGACAPDRAATLVTIGTGDIPEGALLFWSFEASNGMRGEGHHVQGTYKALDLSPSGLTLETVPRLDGAFDVIVSASGLALHVMIEGDVEGRYSDNAFDLTAGETKVIRFTPKVLLAEGIVPSFIAYDLESCQGKG, encoded by the coding sequence ATGCCCCCCGAAACCTTGAACCGCGACGCCATCTGCATCGACTTGTCCGGTGACTGGCTGCTTGCCTCGACCGACAACAGCCACGCGCTTACCATCGCGCTTCCGGGCGATGTGCATAGCGCGTTGCAGCAGGCGGGCATCATCGCGGATCCCTATGCCGGCCGGAACGAGGCTGATGTGCAATGGGTCGCGCACAAGGACTGGGTTCTGGAGCGCACGGTCACCATCGATGCGGACGATCTCGACGGGTGCTGGTATCTCGATTTCGAGAGCATCGACACGGTCGCCTCGGTCTTCGTCAACGATCAACTGGTGCTGCAGGCGGAAAACTGCTTTCGCCGCTATCGCCCCGACGTATCGAGTGCGCTCGTCGTCGGCGAGAACCGCCTCCGCATCGTGCTGCACTCCTCGATTGCCGAGGGCGCGCGCCGGCAGGCGGCGCAGCCCTTCTACGTGCCCTATCACGATGGGAATTCGCCGATTGCCAACGGCAACATGCTGCGCAAGCCCCAGTGCCACTTCGGCTGGGACTGGAACATCGCCATCGCGCCGCTCGGCATCTATGGCTCGCTGGCACTTCGCCGGCTGGAGACCGCGCGCATCGAACACCTCACCACACGTCAGCTCTGGCTTACCGACGGCTCGATCGACCTGCAGGTGACCGTCACGCTCTTTGCCCGCGAACCCGGCATCGTACCCATTCATTTCGAACTCGATGGCATGCGGGAGCGCCTGGACTGCGCGGTCGCCGCCGGCGAGACCCGGATCACCCACGTGTTCACGGTCGCAAAGCCGAGATTGTGGTGGCCGGCAGGCAGCGGCGAGCAGGCGCTTTCCGTCCTTAACGTCGAACTGCCGGACGAGAGCGTGACGCGCCAGATCGGTTTCCGCACGATCGAGCTTGTCACCGACAAGGACGAGGCGGGCAGCCGTTTTGCCTTCCGCATCAACGGCCGCGAGGTCTTCTGCCGCGGCGCGAACTGGATCCCGGCGGATGCGCTGGTGTCGCGCGTGACGCTGCAAGGGGTTGAGGACCTCCTGCAATCCGCCGTCGACGCCAACATGAACATGATCCGCGTCTGGGGCGGCGGCTTCTACGAGCCGGACTGGTTCTACGATCTCTGCGACCGGCTGGGACTGCTCGTCTGGCAGGACTTCATGTTCGCCTGCAATCTCTACCCCTCTACACTGGACTTTCTCGACAATGTCGCGGCCGAGGTGGACTACCAGGTCAAACGCCTGTCGTCCCACCCGTCGATTGCGCTTTGGTGCGGCGACAACGAACTTGTCGGCGCGCTCACCTGGTTCGAAGAAAGCCGCAAGGATCGCGACCGTTACCTCGTCTCTTATGACCGGCTGAACCGCACGGTCGAGGCTGCCATGAAGGCCGCCTGCCCGGAAGCGATCTGGTGGCCTTCGAGCCCGTCTGTCGGCCACCTCAATTTCGGCGATGCATGGCATGCGGACGGCGCGGGCGACATGCACTACTGGTCCGTCTGGCACGAGAACAAGTCGTTCGACAATTATCGCACCGTGCGCCCGCGTTTCTGCTCGGAATTTGGTTTCCAGTCTTACACCTCGATGCCGATCGTCCGGCAATTCGCCGAGACACGCGATCTCAACATCGCCTCGCCGGTGATGGAGGCGCATCAGAAGAATGCCGGCGGCAACGAGCGGATCGCCGGGACCATGTTCCGCTATTTCCGCTTTCCGAAGGATTTCCCGAGCTTCGTCTATCTGAGCCAAATCCAGCAGGGACTCGCGATCCGCACCGCGGTCGATTATTGGCGGTCGCTGAAACCGCATTGCATGGGCACGCTTTATTGGCAGCTCAACGACACCTGGCCGGTCGCCTCCTGGTCGAGCCTGGACTACGGCGGCAACTGGAAGGCCATGCACTATATGGCCCGCCGCTTCTTCCAGCCGGTCGCCGTCGCCGCCATTCCTTCCGCGGACCGCAAGGAGATCACCTTCTCGATGGTGAACGACACCGCCGAGATGGTGACGGTCGAACTACAGACCTTTGTCGTTTCGCTTGACGGCGAGCGTCGCCCGCTTGCAGCGGCCGCCGGCGCCTGCGCGCCGGACCGCGCTGCCACGCTCGTCACCATCGGGACCGGCGACATCCCGGAAGGCGCTCTTCTTTTCTGGTCGTTTGAAGCCTCGAACGGCATGCGTGGCGAGGGGCATCATGTCCAGGGCACCTACAAGGCGCTTGATCTTTCGCCGTCCGGCCTGACGCTGGAGACCGTGCCGCGACTGGATGGCGCCTTCGACGTGATTGTCTCGGCGAGCGGTCTCGCGCTGCACGTAATGATCGAGGGGGATGTCGAGGGGCGTTATTCCGACAATGCCTTCGACCTGACGGCCGGCGAGACGAAGGTGATCCGCTTCACGCCGAAGGTGCTGCTCGCCGAAGGCATCGTGCCGAGCTTCATCGCCTACGACCTCGAATCCTGCCAGGGAAAAGGGTGA
- a CDS encoding LacI family transcriptional regulator, giving the protein MDGKTKNRAAAVPPPDGARPTLKTIAFMTGLGITTVSRALKDAPDIGAETKERVRLVAKQIGYQPNRAGVRLRTGKTNVISLVLTLEEEIMGITSPMVVGITEILAGTQYHLVVTPYSSTKDPLGPIRYILDTGAADGVIISRTEPHDPRVTLMTERHLPFVTHGRTEMGIVHPFHDFDNERFAYEAVRRLTERGRRRLVLLEPPPNLTFHSHMRTGFERGLKDFGAEAVSFHHVNIDHSLVAIRDAFEQLMRSVDAPDGIVSGSGSGAIALIAGIESASKKVGDDVDMVSKVPSDFLRWLRPEVMTMYEDIRLAGRELAKAVIGQIEGKPPETLQSLSQPEFQRPMSISRKA; this is encoded by the coding sequence ATGGACGGCAAGACGAAAAACAGGGCGGCGGCAGTGCCGCCGCCGGACGGCGCCAGGCCGACGCTGAAAACGATCGCCTTCATGACCGGTCTTGGGATCACCACGGTTTCCCGAGCATTGAAGGATGCGCCCGACATCGGCGCCGAAACCAAGGAAAGGGTGCGCCTCGTCGCCAAGCAGATCGGCTACCAGCCGAACCGTGCCGGCGTGCGCCTCAGAACCGGCAAGACCAATGTCATCAGCCTCGTGCTGACACTGGAGGAAGAGATCATGGGCATCACTAGCCCCATGGTCGTCGGCATCACCGAAATCCTCGCTGGCACCCAGTACCATCTGGTGGTTACCCCTTACAGTTCCACAAAGGATCCGTTGGGGCCGATCCGCTATATCCTCGACACGGGCGCCGCCGACGGCGTAATCATCTCGCGGACGGAGCCACACGACCCGCGTGTGACGCTGATGACCGAGCGCCACTTGCCCTTTGTCACCCATGGCCGCACGGAAATGGGGATCGTCCATCCCTTCCACGACTTCGACAACGAACGCTTCGCCTATGAGGCGGTGCGCCGGCTCACCGAGCGCGGCAGGCGCCGGCTGGTGCTATTGGAGCCGCCGCCGAACCTCACCTTCCATTCCCACATGCGCACGGGCTTCGAGCGTGGGCTTAAGGATTTCGGTGCGGAAGCGGTGAGCTTCCACCATGTCAACATCGACCACAGCCTCGTCGCCATCCGCGACGCCTTCGAGCAACTGATGCGCTCGGTTGACGCCCCGGACGGCATCGTTTCCGGCAGCGGTTCTGGCGCGATTGCGTTAATCGCAGGGATCGAATCTGCGAGCAAGAAGGTCGGCGACGATGTCGACATGGTCTCCAAGGTGCCGAGCGACTTCCTACGCTGGCTGCGCCCCGAAGTCATGACCATGTACGAGGACATCCGGCTTGCCGGTCGCGAGCTCGCCAAGGCTGTGATCGGCCAAATCGAAGGCAAGCCACCCGAAACGCTGCAAAGCCTCAGTCAGCCGGAATTCCAGCGGCCCATGTCGATATCGCGAAAGGCGTAG
- a CDS encoding ABC transporter ATP-binding protein yields MTSVSVRDLSLNFGAVTVLDKLNLDINHGEFLVLLGSSGCGKSTLLNCIAGLLDVSEGQIFIKDRNVTWEEPKDRGIGMVFQSYALYPQMSVEKNLSFGLQVARVPQAEIDKRVARAAEILQIQPLLKRKPAELSGGQRQRVAIGRALVRDVDVFLFDEPLSNLDAKLRSELRVEIKRLHQSLKNTMIYVTHDQIEALTLADRIAVMKGGVIQQLADPMTIYNAPENLFVAGFIGSPSMNFFRGEVAAKDGRSVVQVDGVAFDVTAYPAQTKLQPGQKVVLGLRPEHVKIDEAGAGDTTHQAVVDIEEPMGADNLLWLTFAGQTMSVRIAGQRRYQPGTAVRLSFDMGVASIFDAASENRL; encoded by the coding sequence ATGACCAGTGTTTCAGTCAGGGACCTGTCGCTGAACTTCGGCGCCGTCACCGTTCTCGACAAGCTCAATCTCGACATCAATCATGGCGAGTTCCTTGTCCTGCTCGGCTCGTCCGGATGCGGCAAGTCTACGCTCTTGAACTGCATCGCCGGCCTGCTTGACGTTTCGGAAGGGCAGATCTTCATCAAGGACCGCAATGTCACATGGGAGGAGCCGAAGGACCGGGGCATCGGCATGGTGTTCCAGTCCTACGCGCTCTACCCGCAGATGTCGGTCGAGAAGAACCTCTCCTTCGGGCTCCAGGTTGCCAGGGTGCCGCAGGCCGAAATCGACAAGCGTGTCGCACGCGCGGCGGAAATCCTGCAGATCCAGCCGCTTCTGAAGCGCAAGCCTGCCGAGCTTTCCGGCGGCCAGCGCCAGCGCGTGGCGATCGGCCGCGCACTTGTGCGCGACGTCGATGTCTTCCTCTTCGACGAGCCCTTGTCGAACCTCGACGCCAAGCTGCGATCGGAATTGCGCGTCGAAATCAAGCGGCTGCACCAGTCTCTCAAGAACACGATGATCTATGTCACGCACGACCAGATCGAGGCGCTGACCTTGGCCGACCGCATCGCCGTCATGAAGGGTGGCGTCATCCAGCAGCTCGCCGATCCGATGACCATTTACAACGCGCCGGAGAACCTCTTCGTCGCCGGCTTCATTGGTTCGCCGTCGATGAACTTCTTCCGTGGCGAGGTCGCCGCCAAGGACGGCCGTAGCGTCGTGCAGGTCGACGGCGTCGCCTTCGACGTCACCGCCTATCCCGCGCAGACAAAATTACAGCCGGGCCAGAAGGTCGTGCTTGGTCTTCGGCCGGAGCACGTCAAGATCGACGAGGCCGGGGCAGGAGATACAACGCACCAGGCCGTGGTCGACATCGAAGAGCCGATGGGCGCCGACAACCTTTTGTGGCTGACTTTTGCCGGTCAAACGATGTCCGTGCGCATCGCCGGCCAACGGCGCTACCAGCCCGGCACCGCAGTGCGCCTTTCTTTCGACATGGGGGTCGCCTCAATCTTCGACGCTGCCAGCGAAAACCGTCTTTGA
- a CDS encoding SRPBCC family protein yields the protein MATMAAKIIHTSIARDWRDVYAFMADHEKMPLWAAGLSTGLTRDGDEWIAPGPLGNARVRFAPDNDFGVVDHLVMLESGLKVHNALRVVPNGDGAEVMFTLLRQPDMSDEEFAADATAVEKDLATLKSIMESER from the coding sequence ATGGCAACCATGGCGGCAAAAATCATCCACACATCGATCGCGCGCGATTGGCGCGACGTCTATGCCTTCATGGCCGATCACGAGAAGATGCCGCTTTGGGCGGCCGGGCTTTCCACGGGCCTCACCCGCGACGGCGACGAATGGATCGCACCCGGTCCGCTCGGAAACGCGCGCGTGCGCTTTGCGCCGGACAATGATTTCGGCGTGGTCGACCATCTCGTGATGCTCGAAAGCGGGCTCAAGGTGCACAACGCGTTACGCGTCGTGCCGAACGGCGACGGCGCCGAGGTCATGTTTACCCTGCTCCGACAGCCGGACATGAGTGACGAGGAGTTCGCCGCTGATGCGACAGCCGTCGAAAAGGATCTCGCGACGCTCAAGTCCATCATGGAATCCGAGCGTTAA
- a CDS encoding carbohydrate ABC transporter permease, which produces MTGQTRGSARPNQWLRNLNAKIASIPMILTAVVIFVGGTAWTVLYSFTNSKLLPRLSFVGLDQYERLWAAPRWLVSIENLAIYGFFSLVFSLVIGFVLAALMDQKIRFENTFRTIMLYPFALSFIVTGLVWQWLLNPQYGIQSIVRSLGWTSFNFDPLYNSDIVIYGILIAALWQGTGLVMCLMLAGLRGIDEDIWKAARVDGIPMWKTYVLIIIPMMRGVFITTLVIIASGIVKVYDLVVAQTSGGPGIASEVPAKYVYDYMFQAQNLGQGFAASTMMLVTVAIIIVPWAYLEFGGGRKRA; this is translated from the coding sequence ATGACAGGCCAAACACGCGGCTCGGCTCGCCCGAATCAGTGGTTGCGGAACCTGAATGCGAAGATCGCCTCTATTCCGATGATCCTGACAGCCGTGGTCATCTTCGTCGGCGGCACAGCCTGGACGGTTCTCTATTCCTTCACCAACTCGAAGCTGCTGCCACGGCTTTCCTTCGTCGGTCTCGACCAGTATGAGCGGCTATGGGCGGCACCGCGTTGGCTCGTCTCGATCGAGAATCTCGCGATCTACGGCTTTTTTTCACTGGTTTTCAGTCTCGTGATCGGCTTTGTGCTGGCGGCGCTGATGGATCAGAAGATCCGTTTCGAGAACACGTTTCGAACGATCATGCTCTATCCCTTCGCGCTGTCGTTCATCGTCACGGGCCTGGTCTGGCAGTGGCTGCTCAATCCGCAATACGGCATACAGTCGATCGTACGGTCCCTTGGCTGGACGAGCTTCAACTTCGATCCGCTCTATAATTCCGACATTGTCATCTACGGCATTCTGATCGCGGCCCTCTGGCAGGGCACAGGTCTTGTCATGTGCCTGATGCTCGCCGGACTGCGCGGCATCGACGAGGACATCTGGAAGGCTGCGCGGGTCGACGGCATCCCGATGTGGAAGACTTATGTCCTTATCATCATCCCGATGATGCGCGGCGTCTTCATCACGACGCTCGTCATCATCGCGAGCGGCATCGTCAAGGTTTACGACCTCGTCGTAGCGCAGACGAGCGGCGGCCCCGGCATCGCCTCGGAAGTGCCTGCCAAATACGTCTACGACTACATGTTCCAGGCCCAGAACCTGGGCCAGGGCTTTGCCGCCTCCACCATGATGCTCGTGACGGTCGCGATCATCATCGTGCCGTGGGCGTATCTGGAATTCGGAGGAGGTCGCAAGCGTGCTTAA
- a CDS encoding antibiotic biosynthesis monooxygenase family protein, with translation MTAYNVVRFRTKPGLEDEFETWFRQLRRDFEGLRKMALIKTGERSYCSIGEWESFDHIVAARPKMISNLDKFRHSLEGQGESIDVTDAVSGEAIYESAPTK, from the coding sequence ATGACAGCATACAACGTGGTTCGCTTCCGTACGAAACCGGGGCTGGAGGACGAGTTTGAGACCTGGTTCCGCCAACTTCGTCGCGATTTCGAAGGATTGCGGAAAATGGCGCTCATCAAGACCGGCGAACGGTCCTATTGCTCGATCGGCGAGTGGGAAAGTTTCGATCACATCGTTGCAGCGCGGCCGAAAATGATCAGCAATCTCGACAAGTTCCGCCACTCCCTCGAGGGGCAGGGGGAAAGCATAGACGTCACGGATGCCGTTTCCGGTGAGGCGATCTACGAGAGCGCGCCAACCAAATAG
- the gndA gene encoding NADP-dependent phosphogluconate dehydrogenase: MSQAEIGLIGLGVMGSNLALNIAEKGNKIAVFNRTVEATRKFYAEAGALKEQIVPCETIEEFVAAIRPPRPIIIMIKAGEAIDQQMEILKPYLAKGDIMIDAGNANFRDTMRRFEALKDSGLTFIGMGVSGGEEGARHGPSIMVGGTEESYRRVEKVLTSIAAKYENDPCVAWLGENGAGHFVKTIHNGIEYADMQMIAEIYGILRDGLKMSAAEIGEVFGAWNKGRLNSYLIEITEKVLNAADPLTGKPIVDLILDKAGQKGTGKWSVIEAQNMGIPATGIEAAVAARSISSMKEEREAAEKILGLPPVGDFTVADRDAFLKDLESALLAAKIGAYAQGFSVMSAASKEFGWNLPMPTIAKIWRAGCIIRSQFLDEITTAFTKAPDAANLIVTPAFAAMVKETDAALRRVVSAAVLGGLPVPALASALGYFDSYRRGRGTANVIQAQRDFFGAHGFDRVDGADSHHGPWGSGLNG; encoded by the coding sequence GTGTCACAGGCGGAAATCGGGCTTATCGGCCTCGGCGTCATGGGGTCGAACCTCGCCCTCAACATCGCGGAAAAGGGCAACAAGATCGCCGTATTCAACCGCACGGTCGAGGCGACGCGCAAGTTCTATGCCGAGGCCGGCGCGCTCAAGGAGCAGATCGTTCCCTGCGAGACGATCGAAGAGTTTGTCGCCGCGATCCGCCCGCCGCGGCCGATCATCATCATGATCAAGGCCGGTGAAGCCATTGACCAGCAGATGGAGATCCTGAAGCCCTATCTTGCCAAGGGCGACATCATGATCGACGCCGGCAACGCCAATTTCCGCGACACGATGCGCCGCTTCGAGGCGCTGAAGGACTCGGGGCTGACCTTCATCGGCATGGGTGTTTCCGGCGGCGAGGAGGGCGCGCGCCACGGGCCGTCGATCATGGTCGGCGGCACGGAAGAGTCCTACCGCCGCGTCGAGAAGGTGCTGACCTCGATCGCCGCGAAATACGAGAACGACCCGTGTGTCGCCTGGCTCGGTGAAAACGGCGCCGGCCACTTCGTCAAGACGATCCACAACGGCATCGAATATGCCGACATGCAGATGATCGCCGAAATCTACGGCATCCTGCGCGACGGGCTGAAGATGAGCGCTGCCGAGATCGGCGAGGTCTTTGGCGCCTGGAACAAGGGCCGGCTCAACTCCTATCTGATCGAGATCACCGAAAAGGTGCTGAACGCCGCCGATCCCTTGACCGGCAAGCCGATCGTCGACCTGATCCTCGACAAGGCGGGCCAGAAGGGCACCGGCAAATGGTCGGTGATCGAGGCGCAGAACATGGGCATTCCGGCGACCGGCATCGAAGCCGCCGTAGCCGCCCGCAGCATTTCCTCGATGAAGGAGGAGCGTGAAGCAGCCGAGAAGATCCTCGGCCTGCCGCCGGTCGGCGACTTCACGGTGGCCGACAGGGATGCGTTCCTCAAGGACCTCGAAAGCGCACTGCTCGCCGCCAAGATCGGCGCCTATGCGCAAGGCTTCTCTGTGATGTCGGCCGCCTCGAAGGAGTTCGGCTGGAACCTGCCGATGCCGACGATCGCCAAAATCTGGCGTGCCGGCTGCATTATTCGCTCGCAGTTCCTCGACGAGATCACCACCGCCTTTACCAAGGCGCCGGATGCCGCCAATCTGATTGTGACGCCGGCCTTTGCGGCGATGGTCAAGGAGACGGACGCAGCACTGCGCCGTGTCGTTTCCGCCGCCGTGCTCGGCGGCCTCCCGGTGCCGGCGCTCGCCTCAGCGCTCGGCTACTTCGACAGCTACCGGCGCGGCCGTGGCACGGCCAACGTCATCCAGGCGCAACGCGACTTCTTCGGCGCCCACGGCTTCGACCGCGTCGATGGCGCCGACAGCCACCACGGTCCGTGGGGGAGTGGGCTGAACGGTTAA